The Streptomyces sp. B3I8 nucleotide sequence GGCCGTGCTCATCCCGGAGCCGATCGCTCCGAGGGTTCGGTAGCGACTGGATGGTGAGGAAGTGGCCGCAGGGTCCTGTCCGGTGGGGCGCTTCTTGTGGATCGGCCGGGTGAGGTCAATGCGTGGGAAGGCTGGGTATCCCGGCGAAAAGGGGCAGCATTCGAGTCAAGGGCCCATGACCAGGGTGAGGGCTGGTCATGAAAAGCGACCAGCGGGCGTTCGCGCCGCGAAATATTGAGGCGCATCGTTCGGCTTCTGCGGCAGACTGACCGAGCTTAAGAGCTGGGTGTATCGCTCCCACGCTTTGAGATCGTTTGGAGGAGGGCGATTGACTGAGTCCGATCAGCCGACGGCCCGGTGGAAGAGTGAACCGATGACGACGCGGCTCATCGCTGCTGTTCTCGTCACGGATCCTGACAACGGCAGACTCCTCATCCTGCGGCGGAGCAGCCACTTGGATTTCGCGCCTGGCGAATGGGATGTCCCCAGCGGAAAGGGCGAACCCCGGGAACCGATCACCGCGACTGCGGTACGAGAACTGAAGGAGGAGACGGGCGTCGTCGTCGCCGAGACGGACCTGCGCCTCATCCACGTCGTCCATGGCTGCTGGGGAGCGGAGGCCCCAGGAATGTTCATGGCCCTGGTCTTCCACACCGACCAGTGGAGCGGTCCTCCCCGCAATGCGGAGCCGCACAAGCACGACACCATCGCCTGGGTGCCTCCGGACGGCCTTCCGCAACCCTTTACACACACCACCCTGGTCGCGGTCAAGCGGTACTTGGACGGGGGCCCCATCCTCTCGTTGGACGGCTGGCCAGAGGGCTGATGACGGTCAGTCCGGGCAGCTGCCGCGGGGCCGTCGTCCAAGGTTGTGAAGCTCAGCAATGAGCCGCGCGGCTTCCTTCCTGGCCGGCTCCAGCCGGGGATCCCCCGGGTGCACGTGTGGCCCTGCGACCTTCGCGCAGAAGAACAGCGCCATCAGCAGGCCGGACCTGCTCTCCAGGTCCGGCCTGCGCTCGCTCCACACCCGTTCTGCCAAGGATGGTACGGCGACGGAATGGCCCCATAGCGTTGCCGCGGCCAGCCCTCGTGGCGTCATGCTCCAGAGCTTCCTAATGCTGTCCCCTGGGGCGCGGGGGACGCATGGGGGAACCGTAGATTCCCGGTGACCGAGAGAGGCGACGCCTCTCCGGCCGGGCCGCACGCAGGGTCTCGTATTATCTTCACGCCTCCTCAGCCTCTCGCGGAAACAATCCCGCACCTCATCGGCGTTGGTGATCTCCGAGTCGAGGAGGGGAAGGTGTCGGGCCTGAAGCTGTTCCGCACGAACACGACGAATAGTGGCATGACCGAGGTCACGCCGCGTCTTGCTGAGGCCGAGGCAGATGTGCAAGGTCTCGTCGAGGCGCACATGGAGACGTTGCTGGGTGTCCGGTTCCTGGCGAGCGAGTACGGCACGGGGCCGGTTCACGGGGGCCGCATCGATTCGCTCGGTCTGGACGAGAACGGATCGCCGGTCATCGTCGAGTACAAGCGCGGCGTCGACGCCGGCGTCATCAACCAGGGCCTGTTCTACCTCTCATGGCTGATGGACCATCGCGCCGAGTTCGAGCAGATGGTCCGCGACCGGCTCGAGGTGACGGCCGCGTCCCAGGTCCTGTGGAGCGGACCGCGCCTGATCTGTATCGCCGGCGACTTCACGCGTTACGACGTGCACGCCGTTCGCGAGCACCGGCGGTCGATCGACCTGGTCCGCTACCGACTCTTCGGCGGCGACCTGCTCGGCCTTGAGACCGTGGCGTCCGTGAGCGGGGGCATGCAGGTAGCACGCCGGCCGCGCCGCCAGGCGGTTGCCCGGGCTGCGGCCGACGTCCAGGGCGCGTCGATGGTGGAGCTGGCGAACGCTGTCGACGAGGTACTGCTCGGGCTCGGGGACGGCGTGAACCGCGTCGAGCGCAAGACCTACCGGGCCTATCAGCGGCTGCGGAACTTCGCCTGCCTCTGCCCGCCGCAGCGCAGCAAGCTGCTGGTCTACCTGAAGGTCGATCCGCAGGACGTCGACCTCGTTCCGGGTTTCACCCGTGACGTGTCCGGTCTCGGTCACCACGGGACGGGTGATCTGGAGGTGCAGCTGCGTACGCCGCGAGACGTGGAGCGGGCGCAGGATCTGTTCCGGGCCAGCTACGCGGCGGCGTGATCGTCTGCCGGCCTATGGCTGCTCTGTGGCCGTGGGGTGGCCCCTTTCGACGTGCGAGTAGGGCGTGGCGGTGGACTACCAATGATGTGCGGGATCGCCGGTTGGGCTAACCGGCGATCCCGCGCTATGTCGCCCCGCTCTTGCGTGCTGACGATCAGCGTGTACGGCTGACAGCGGGGGTGGCCGCGACCGCGGGGGTGACCGGCGGGCTGGTGACGAGGCTCGTTCTGCGTTCGGGGGTTCCGGTCTGTGGGTGGCGAGTGCCGGTTTTGTGGGCGAGGGTCTCGGAGAGATCGGCCAGCAGCGAACTCGGGGTGTGCGGGGACGCGGTGAGGGTCCAGGTGGGTCGGTCCGGGTCGGGACCGGCCCAGACGGTCCAGGTGGCCAGGTTCTGGCTCGGGTGCTGGGCGGTGAAGGCGTCGAACTGGATGCCCGCGTCCCCGGTGGGGGACGTCCAGCGGATCCATCGACCATCCACGGTGTGTTTCCATCCGGCGTCGGACAGAGGCTGCGTGGCCGCGGTGACCATCTTCTCGTCCACTGGGGCGCCGATGACTGTGTCCCAGCCGTCGCCGTCGGCGAGGTGATTCAGCAACTCCTCCAACACCGGGGCGGGGGTGGCGCCGGTCGCGGTGAGGACCCACATGCGGTCGGAGACGGGTGTCTCGTAGGCGGCCACGGTCCACGCTGTTTCGTGAGCTGGCGTTTCGTGGACGCGCTCGATGCGCAGGGTCTGGGACTCGTGGATGGCGTGCGTTGTCTCATCCGACCAAGTCCGCCACTTCTCGAACTCGCCGTGCGCGTCGAGGAAGGCGTCGAGGAGAGCGTCGTGGTCGCCGGCATCGGCCAGGTAGACGGGGACTGTATCCGGCTCTGGGCGGGAGGGTTCGGTCTTGGCCGCGGTGACGTCGAAGACGGAGCGGGCCTCGATGGCGGCGCGTTCGGTGTCGGTCAGG carries:
- a CDS encoding NUDIX domain-containing protein, producing the protein MTESDQPTARWKSEPMTTRLIAAVLVTDPDNGRLLILRRSSHLDFAPGEWDVPSGKGEPREPITATAVRELKEETGVVVAETDLRLIHVVHGCWGAEAPGMFMALVFHTDQWSGPPRNAEPHKHDTIAWVPPDGLPQPFTHTTLVAVKRYLDGGPILSLDGWPEG
- a CDS encoding DUF5655 domain-containing protein — protein: MSGLKLFRTNTTNSGMTEVTPRLAEAEADVQGLVEAHMETLLGVRFLASEYGTGPVHGGRIDSLGLDENGSPVIVEYKRGVDAGVINQGLFYLSWLMDHRAEFEQMVRDRLEVTAASQVLWSGPRLICIAGDFTRYDVHAVREHRRSIDLVRYRLFGGDLLGLETVASVSGGMQVARRPRRQAVARAAADVQGASMVELANAVDEVLLGLGDGVNRVERKTYRAYQRLRNFACLCPPQRSKLLVYLKVDPQDVDLVPGFTRDVSGLGHHGTGDLEVQLRTPRDVERAQDLFRASYAAA
- a CDS encoding DUF317 domain-containing protein, with the protein product MTSSIDAHVRLDTHPIHPSAVTAVLTGTQAHVAQLGLEAADWTAVADNVLVLVRIDREEPYWAKDAAKHLSAEGIAVEITPRLQEAMDEEWTWANYPMPWCTRSEIREVSNQAQKIHDDIHHGQLLIHAHAHDGHTTVAVGTYLPRGDKSVYLHGEDHLRQIADTFDSPAQALLAFEKLHAAEMRPGPAPLTDTERAAIEARSVFDVTAAKTEPSRPEPDTVPVYLADAGDHDALLDAFLDAHGEFEKWRTWSDETTHAIHESQTLRIERVHETPAHETAWTVAAYETPVSDRMWVLTATGATPAPVLEELLNHLADGDGWDTVIGAPVDEKMVTAATQPLSDAGWKHTVDGRWIRWTSPTGDAGIQFDAFTAQHPSQNLATWTVWAGPDPDRPTWTLTASPHTPSSLLADLSETLAHKTGTRHPQTGTPERRTSLVTSPPVTPAVAATPAVSRTR